A portion of the Eubacterium maltosivorans genome contains these proteins:
- a CDS encoding ECF transporter S component has product MNVKTKTITQMAVLAAMSILLVYLIHFPVFPAAPFLEYDPADIPILIGTFMFGPLGGLVLTAVVSILQGLTVSSASGIIGIMMHFFATGSFVLVAGNIYKKHRTRKGAVVGLFFGALAMTITMVIWNLIFTPLFMGTPIEAVIAMLIPVIIPFNLIKTGVNALITFIVYKSVSKVLGMEIKETKLAE; this is encoded by the coding sequence ATGAACGTCAAAACGAAGACGATCACCCAAATGGCGGTATTGGCAGCGATGTCCATACTATTGGTCTACTTAATTCACTTTCCAGTTTTCCCGGCAGCTCCCTTTTTAGAGTATGATCCGGCGGATATCCCCATTTTGATTGGTACATTTATGTTTGGGCCGTTAGGTGGCCTGGTTTTAACTGCCGTTGTTTCTATTTTACAGGGACTGACAGTAAGCTCAGCCAGCGGCATTATTGGCATTATGATGCATTTCTTCGCGACGGGAAGCTTTGTTCTGGTGGCTGGCAATATTTATAAGAAGCATCGTACACGGAAGGGTGCGGTTGTTGGATTGTTCTTTGGAGCCTTGGCAATGACGATCACAATGGTTATCTGGAATCTGATTTTCACACCGCTGTTTATGGGAACGCCGATCGAAGCAGTTATAGCAATGCTCATTCCAGTCATTATACCATTTAATTTAATAAAAACAGGTGTCAATGCGCTCATTACATTTATTGTCTACAAGTCAGTATCAAAGGTGTTAGGCATGGAAATCAAAGAAACAAAGCTGGCTGAATAA